From a region of the Enterobacter sp. JBIWA008 genome:
- a CDS encoding YebG family protein — translation MAVETKFVVVRKGEEKMTFASKKEADAHDKLLDMADAFTDWLLQSGMQMDETQAENLGLYLAEQKETVQHILRTSKLPDLNAPAAADKTESDAVDTKKIRAVKAA, via the coding sequence ATGGCTGTTGAAACAAAATTTGTTGTCGTAAGAAAAGGTGAAGAGAAAATGACATTTGCCAGTAAGAAAGAGGCTGACGCTCACGACAAGCTGCTCGATATGGCAGACGCGTTCACCGACTGGCTGTTGCAAAGCGGAATGCAGATGGATGAAACGCAGGCTGAAAATCTTGGCCTGTATCTCGCCGAGCAGAAAGAGACCGTGCAGCATATTCTGCGTACCAGCAAGCTTCCCGATCTCAACGCTCCAGCTGCAGCGGATAAAACTGAATCCGACGCAGTTGACACGAAAAAAATCAGGGCTGTGAAAGCGGCCTGA
- a CDS encoding LysR family transcriptional regulator, protein MNTRLLKAFLMLAEKGNYADAARALFISQPALTKQINLLESLVKMSLFSRGRHGAILTASGRRLLPEAEKVVRQTRQFMQHADRVSKGVEGHIAVGFGLSSFYLAPRCIADFRRDYPEVEMSLTDLPSFQQYERLQNDELQVGFVRVPPPVALEYLPLFTDRLVLVAPAESPTMSVGEWLTKRPLLRLYDERGRGLNAQIDRFLHDNGLFITSTQLTDDIQTIVAMVVAGIGVAILPTSVTHIAPPELAIIPLTGESISWKVGIAWDAGREDVIRDNFIASVAAAFPGHPCSAAMPQAPDRTDA, encoded by the coding sequence ATGAACACCCGGTTGCTAAAGGCCTTTTTGATGCTGGCGGAAAAAGGAAATTATGCCGATGCGGCGCGGGCGCTGTTTATCTCGCAGCCGGCATTGACCAAACAGATTAATCTCCTCGAATCCCTGGTGAAGATGTCTCTTTTTTCACGAGGTCGTCACGGCGCAATACTGACCGCCAGCGGCAGGCGTTTGCTGCCAGAGGCTGAGAAGGTGGTCAGGCAGACCCGGCAATTTATGCAGCATGCTGATCGGGTATCGAAAGGAGTTGAAGGGCATATCGCCGTCGGGTTCGGACTTTCAAGCTTTTATCTGGCGCCACGCTGTATCGCTGACTTTCGTCGGGACTACCCGGAAGTAGAAATGTCATTGACCGATCTGCCTTCCTTCCAGCAGTACGAGCGATTGCAAAACGATGAGCTGCAGGTCGGTTTTGTCAGGGTTCCTCCCCCCGTGGCGCTTGAATACCTGCCGTTATTTACCGATCGGCTGGTCCTGGTTGCACCCGCTGAGTCGCCGACGATGTCTGTCGGAGAGTGGCTCACGAAACGCCCTCTGTTGCGGCTGTATGATGAGCGGGGACGGGGATTAAACGCGCAGATTGACCGCTTCCTGCATGACAACGGCCTTTTCATCACATCGACTCAGCTGACTGACGATATCCAAACTATCGTCGCGATGGTGGTTGCGGGTATCGGTGTGGCCATTCTGCCAACCAGCGTGACGCATATCGCGCCGCCGGAGCTGGCGATTATTCCGCTAACGGGGGAGTCAATCAGCTGGAAGGTGGGCATCGCCTGGGACGCAGGCAGGGAGGATGTCATCCGTGACAATTTCATTGCTAGCGTAGCTGCTGCGTTTCCGGGCCACCCATGCTCCGCCGCCATGCCCCAGGCGCCTGACCGTACTGACGCTTAA
- a CDS encoding helix-turn-helix domain-containing protein, with the protein MNTGAFMHDLLDWIDNNLDSRLDIESVARRSGYSKWHLQRLFKEHTGYPLAGYIRAQKLQKSVERLTRSDEPILNVAIALGFDSQQSFNRSFKRQYGQAPGAWRRSMGGPETQQLR; encoded by the coding sequence ATGAACACTGGCGCATTTATGCATGATTTACTCGACTGGATCGACAACAACCTGGATAGCCGTCTGGATATTGAGTCCGTCGCCAGGCGATCCGGCTACTCAAAATGGCACCTCCAGCGCCTGTTCAAAGAGCATACGGGCTATCCCCTCGCCGGGTATATTCGCGCGCAAAAGCTGCAAAAATCGGTTGAGCGCTTAACCCGCAGCGATGAACCGATTCTTAACGTGGCGATCGCGCTGGGCTTTGACTCCCAGCAGTCCTTCAACCGCAGCTTTAAGCGTCAGTACGGTCAGGCGCCTGGGGCATGGCGGCGGAGCATGGGTGGCCCGGAAACGCAGCAGCTACGCTAG
- a CDS encoding MFS transporter produces MSTLNSTTLQNEERAHWGGIFAMTLCVFVLIASEFMPVSLLTPLARDLGVTEGLAGQGIAISGALAVLTSLFLSRLAGNMNRKHLLLGMTLLMALSGMIIAFAPNYLFYMTGRALIGIAIGGFWSMSAATAIRLVPQHQVSRALAIFNGGNALATVVAAPLGSYLGATIGWRGAFLCLVPVAIVAFLWQRFSLPDMNGNKNTASRASVFRLFRQPVVFIGLLACGLFFMGQFALFTYVRPFLEAVTQVTPSGLSLILLTIGVAGFVGTLLVALTLNAAFYLTLIAIPLLMAVIAGALILTGHSVWIVALLLGFWGMLATAAPAGWWTWIARTLPEDAEAGGGLMVAVIQLAIALGSTAGGLVFDHLGWQSTFLLSGILLLGAAVLTLLLSRLHKSLAG; encoded by the coding sequence ATGTCCACCCTGAACTCTACCACCTTACAGAATGAGGAACGCGCGCACTGGGGCGGTATTTTTGCCATGACCCTGTGCGTATTCGTCCTGATTGCCTCGGAATTTATGCCCGTCAGCCTGCTTACCCCTCTTGCCAGAGATTTGGGCGTTACGGAGGGGCTCGCTGGCCAGGGGATCGCGATTTCCGGCGCGCTGGCGGTTCTGACCAGCCTCTTCCTTTCCCGGCTTGCCGGGAATATGAACCGCAAACACCTTCTGCTGGGCATGACGCTCCTGATGGCGCTCTCGGGGATGATTATCGCTTTCGCCCCAAACTATCTGTTTTACATGACTGGCCGCGCGCTGATCGGTATCGCTATAGGCGGGTTCTGGTCCATGTCTGCCGCAACGGCCATTCGCCTGGTTCCGCAGCATCAGGTATCTCGCGCGCTGGCGATTTTCAACGGGGGAAACGCGCTGGCGACGGTAGTCGCCGCCCCGCTCGGAAGTTATCTTGGCGCCACCATTGGCTGGCGCGGCGCCTTCCTGTGCCTGGTTCCCGTGGCGATAGTGGCGTTCCTCTGGCAACGTTTTAGCCTGCCCGATATGAACGGCAATAAAAATACGGCGTCACGCGCATCCGTCTTTCGGCTATTCCGCCAGCCAGTGGTTTTCATTGGTCTGCTGGCCTGCGGCCTGTTCTTTATGGGACAGTTTGCCCTGTTTACCTATGTGCGACCGTTTCTCGAAGCCGTCACGCAGGTCACCCCCTCCGGCTTGTCGCTGATTTTACTCACCATCGGCGTCGCGGGTTTTGTTGGTACACTGCTCGTTGCTCTGACCCTGAACGCCGCGTTTTATCTGACGTTAATCGCCATACCCCTGCTGATGGCCGTCATTGCAGGCGCGTTGATACTGACCGGTCACAGCGTGTGGATCGTTGCCCTGCTGTTAGGCTTCTGGGGGATGCTGGCGACGGCAGCACCCGCGGGATGGTGGACATGGATTGCGCGAACGCTGCCGGAAGATGCTGAAGCCGGTGGCGGGTTAATGGTCGCCGTGATCCAGCTCGCCATTGCGCTCGGTTCAACTGCCGGTGGCTTGGTATTCGACCATCTCGGCTGGCAGAGCACGTTTTTATTAAGCGGAATATTGCTCCTGGGCGCGGCGGTGTTGACGCTTCTGCTTTCGCGTCTTCACAAATCTCTCGCCGGATGA
- a CDS encoding HNH endonuclease signature motif containing protein has translation MLKLKQPAYTYADMLTSCREGITGNPGLLLKVNEAITDLQTLAASYNASALTGELYTIQPLQNKDEEDPIVVGRLKKSDFVKLYGNYVVGKKKPARAIYDALMTAANEKCPFCGGIGRPRNLDHYLPKAHYPQFSILPVNLVPACRDCNMDGKGEAFARNEAEQIIHPYLDDSRYYDEQWISARYLVGKNDEPGVIEYFVSPPADWDNAHKQRVEKHFNDFDLSLRYSKEAGARLVVLLALYNSVLPISVDKNAAKDLIFQTIINNSPFVNHWERIMCLALMSDL, from the coding sequence ATGTTGAAACTTAAACAACCTGCTTATACATATGCCGATATGCTGACTAGCTGCCGCGAAGGCATAACTGGTAATCCGGGCTTGTTGCTGAAAGTGAATGAAGCAATAACTGATTTGCAAACATTGGCAGCTTCATACAACGCATCGGCATTAACTGGTGAGCTTTATACAATACAACCACTGCAAAACAAAGATGAGGAAGACCCTATTGTTGTAGGTCGGTTAAAGAAATCTGACTTTGTTAAGCTTTATGGAAATTATGTTGTTGGGAAGAAAAAGCCTGCTCGAGCTATTTATGATGCCCTGATGACTGCTGCTAATGAAAAATGCCCATTCTGTGGTGGGATTGGGCGCCCTCGAAATTTAGATCATTACTTGCCTAAAGCTCACTATCCTCAGTTTTCTATATTGCCTGTTAATCTTGTGCCAGCTTGTCGAGATTGTAATATGGATGGTAAAGGGGAAGCTTTTGCAAGAAATGAAGCAGAACAGATAATACATCCCTATTTAGACGACAGCCGTTATTATGATGAACAGTGGATATCGGCTAGATACTTGGTTGGCAAAAATGATGAGCCTGGAGTTATTGAATATTTTGTTTCTCCACCTGCTGATTGGGATAATGCACATAAACAAAGAGTGGAAAAACATTTTAACGATTTTGATTTATCTTTAAGATACTCGAAAGAAGCTGGTGCGAGGTTAGTTGTGCTTTTAGCTCTATATAACTCAGTACTACCAATCTCCGTAGATAAAAATGCTGCTAAAGACCTTATATTCCAAACAATAATCAATAATTCGCCTTTTGTGAATCACTGGGAACGGATTATGTGTTTGGCTCTAATGTCAGACTTGTAG
- a CDS encoding efflux RND transporter periplasmic adaptor subunit — MSLQKTWGNSHMSALGAMLLSVLLVGCDNSVAQNAAPPAPAVSAADVVVKSISQWDSFNGRIEAVESVQLRPRVSGYIDKVNYTDGQEVKKGEVLFTIDDRTYRAALEQAQANLARAKTQASLAQSEANRTDKLVNTNVVSREEWEQRRSAATQAQADIRAAQAAVDAAQLNLDFTKVTAPIDGRASRAMITSGNLVTAGDTASVLTTLVSQKTVYVYFDVDESTYLHYQNLARSGQGASSNHTALPVEIGLTGEEGYPHQGKVDFLDNQLTPSTGTIRMRALLDNAQRQFTPGLFARVRLPGSAEFKATLIDDKAVLTDQDRKYVYIVDKEGKAQRRDITPGRLADGLRIVRQGLNPGDKVIVEGLQKVFMPGMPVNAKTVAMTATSALN; from the coding sequence ATGAGCCTGCAAAAAACCTGGGGTAACTCTCATATGAGCGCGCTGGGGGCAATGTTGCTCTCCGTGCTGCTCGTCGGATGCGATAATAGCGTCGCGCAAAATGCAGCGCCGCCTGCGCCCGCCGTCAGCGCTGCTGACGTGGTGGTGAAATCCATTAGCCAGTGGGATAGCTTTAACGGCCGGATTGAAGCGGTGGAGAGCGTTCAGCTCCGTCCGCGCGTGTCCGGCTACATTGATAAGGTGAATTACACCGACGGCCAGGAAGTGAAGAAGGGCGAGGTGCTGTTCACGATTGATGACCGAACCTATCGCGCGGCGCTGGAACAGGCGCAGGCTAACCTGGCGAGAGCCAAAACGCAGGCCAGCCTGGCGCAAAGCGAGGCTAACCGTACCGATAAGCTGGTCAATACCAACGTTGTCTCCCGCGAAGAGTGGGAGCAGCGTCGTTCGGCAGCCACTCAGGCGCAGGCCGATATTCGCGCCGCGCAGGCGGCAGTGGACGCCGCGCAGCTCAACCTGGACTTCACCAAAGTCACCGCGCCTATCGACGGCCGCGCCAGCCGGGCGATGATCACCAGCGGGAACCTGGTGACTGCGGGCGACACCGCCAGCGTCCTCACCACGCTGGTCTCGCAGAAAACGGTTTACGTTTACTTTGACGTGGACGAGTCAACCTATCTTCACTATCAAAACCTGGCCCGCAGCGGGCAGGGGGCGTCCAGCAACCACACGGCGCTTCCGGTTGAGATTGGCCTGACGGGCGAGGAGGGCTATCCCCATCAGGGCAAAGTGGACTTCCTTGATAACCAGCTGACGCCGAGTACCGGCACCATCCGCATGCGCGCGCTGCTGGATAACGCGCAGCGCCAGTTCACGCCGGGACTTTTTGCCCGCGTACGCCTGCCGGGCAGCGCGGAGTTCAAAGCCACGCTTATCGACGACAAAGCGGTTCTGACCGATCAGGATCGTAAGTACGTTTATATCGTCGATAAAGAGGGGAAAGCGCAGCGCCGGGACATCACGCCGGGCCGTCTGGCAGACGGTTTACGCATCGTGCGGCAGGGGCTGAACCCTGGCGATAAAGTCATCGTCGAGGGTTTACAGAAAGTGTTTATGCCGGGTATGCCGGTTAACGCGAAAACCGTTGCCATGACCGCCACCAGCGCCCTCAACTGA
- a CDS encoding DUF6500 family protein, translating to MRQGMKEKIIRICDSKIASKGSDVGLSFYAFFANKNDDPELLMEVAHWWIMEMKLDHFEKAEKIRDLVSAL from the coding sequence GTGCGGCAAGGAATGAAGGAAAAAATCATCAGGATCTGTGATTCAAAAATTGCCTCTAAGGGAAGCGATGTTGGGCTTTCGTTTTATGCTTTTTTTGCTAATAAAAATGACGATCCTGAACTGCTTATGGAAGTGGCGCACTGGTGGATTATGGAGATGAAGCTGGACCATTTTGAAAAGGCTGAAAAGATCAGAGATCTCGTCTCAGCCCTGTAA
- a CDS encoding alpha/beta hydrolase: MKTFTQKMSVAMLLCASLSGVTTMSYAETTNPNAPVSMVSTWDKTFAESNKVDHRKVSFQNRYGITLVGDLYLPNNRGDRKLAAIAVSGPFGAVKEQSSGLYAQTLAENGFVTLAFDPSYTGESGGQPRNVASPDINTEDFSAAVDFLGLQKEVDRNRIGILGICGWGGMALNAASMDTRVKAVATSVMYDMSRAMGHGVGDGKDRYSTSDRRAVLQYLNEQRWKDAENGTFAHGGHDIYVDENGKVTAAERILPEALPADPNPVLKEFYDYYRMPRGFHARSVNSTGAWTATMPLSFMNMPLLSYAGEITIPTLIVTGEKAHSRYFAEDAFKAVGSKRKELVIVPGANHVDLYDNAAGKIPFGQFEQFFKTSLK; this comes from the coding sequence ATGAAAACATTCACCCAAAAAATGTCCGTTGCGATGCTGCTTTGTGCATCATTAAGTGGAGTGACGACAATGAGTTATGCAGAAACCACCAACCCAAACGCACCGGTTTCGATGGTGAGCACATGGGATAAAACCTTCGCCGAAAGTAATAAAGTCGATCACCGTAAGGTGTCCTTCCAGAACCGGTACGGGATCACCCTGGTAGGCGATCTGTATCTTCCCAATAATCGCGGCGACCGCAAGCTGGCGGCGATTGCGGTCAGTGGGCCGTTTGGCGCGGTCAAAGAACAGTCCAGCGGCCTGTACGCGCAGACCCTGGCGGAAAATGGGTTTGTGACCCTGGCGTTCGATCCGTCCTATACGGGCGAAAGCGGCGGCCAGCCGCGCAACGTCGCGTCTCCGGATATCAACACCGAAGACTTTAGCGCGGCGGTGGATTTCCTGGGGTTACAGAAAGAGGTGGATCGTAACCGCATCGGTATTCTCGGCATCTGCGGCTGGGGCGGTATGGCGCTGAATGCGGCCTCCATGGACACCCGCGTGAAGGCGGTCGCCACCAGCGTGATGTACGACATGAGCCGGGCGATGGGCCACGGCGTGGGCGACGGGAAAGATCGCTATTCAACGTCTGACCGCCGCGCCGTTCTGCAGTATCTGAACGAACAGCGCTGGAAAGATGCTGAGAACGGTACCTTCGCGCACGGCGGCCATGACATTTATGTCGATGAGAACGGCAAGGTGACGGCGGCTGAACGTATTCTGCCAGAGGCGCTGCCAGCAGACCCGAACCCGGTACTGAAGGAGTTCTATGACTACTACCGCATGCCGCGCGGCTTCCACGCACGTTCCGTCAACTCCACCGGCGCATGGACCGCGACAATGCCGCTGTCATTTATGAATATGCCGCTGCTGAGCTATGCCGGGGAAATTACTATCCCGACGCTTATCGTAACCGGTGAAAAGGCGCACTCCCGCTACTTTGCAGAAGATGCGTTTAAGGCGGTCGGCAGCAAGCGAAAGGAACTGGTGATTGTTCCGGGCGCAAACCATGTCGATCTCTACGACAATGCTGCCGGGAAGATCCCGTTCGGCCAGTTTGAACAGTTCTTCAAAACCAGCCTGAAATAA
- a CDS encoding AAA family ATPase, with translation MEIIIVPREQRIPAVGISTAYLHVDRWNDFSFITMFYMYLFDQKGERHDIGNVKIGFQGQTTEKSTYSTLGRRFRILPEGYFSVGQDVDYYQKISNLTESVKVSLLEALKDIAYAPELIDLVKDEEVFKTSLLRYVSLSVIKGQFARVLEGKNPLTNFEFKFIRPTQDKISDIELSFKVKVGEKPSTNIHAIIGRNGVGKTTILNGMIEAVTSKGTSNAKFYDLEGWSNDPIDNDYFSSLVSVSFSAFDPFEPPSEQPDPSKGTCYFYIGLKKKGESLKGLNDIHEDFLQALTLCFSQIPKRERWLQAIDTLESDENFANMELKNLAGYNGEMLVSNARKRIKRMSSGHAVVLLTLTRLVATVEEKTLVLIDEPESHLHPPLLSAFIRTLSDLLLDRNGVSIIATHSPVVLQEVPKRCVWKINRSRLSTESRRPDIETFGENVGILTREVFGLEVVKSGFHDLLVQSVKSGGTYEDIVDEYRNQLGVEARALLKALVTHRDRSIK, from the coding sequence ATGGAAATCATTATTGTACCCCGAGAGCAACGTATTCCTGCCGTAGGCATTAGTACGGCTTACCTGCATGTGGATCGTTGGAATGACTTTTCGTTCATTACAATGTTTTACATGTATCTGTTTGATCAGAAAGGTGAACGGCATGATATTGGGAATGTCAAGATTGGCTTTCAAGGACAAACTACTGAAAAATCAACTTACTCCACGTTAGGGCGCAGGTTTAGAATTCTCCCAGAAGGATATTTTTCCGTTGGTCAGGATGTCGACTATTATCAGAAAATTTCGAATTTAACAGAATCCGTCAAAGTTTCATTACTTGAGGCGCTCAAAGATATAGCTTATGCGCCAGAACTTATAGATCTTGTTAAGGATGAGGAGGTCTTTAAAACGTCTTTGCTTCGGTATGTTAGTTTGTCTGTTATTAAAGGGCAGTTTGCGCGAGTGCTTGAGGGAAAGAATCCACTGACTAATTTTGAGTTTAAGTTCATTCGCCCTACACAAGACAAAATTTCCGATATCGAATTATCATTTAAGGTGAAAGTAGGAGAAAAACCAAGCACCAATATTCACGCGATCATAGGTCGTAATGGTGTGGGGAAAACGACAATTCTAAACGGAATGATTGAAGCTGTTACCAGTAAAGGTACGTCGAATGCAAAATTTTATGATCTGGAGGGGTGGAGTAATGATCCGATTGATAATGATTACTTTAGTAGTTTAGTCTCTGTGTCATTTAGCGCATTCGATCCATTCGAGCCACCAAGTGAACAGCCTGATCCATCAAAGGGAACTTGCTACTTCTATATAGGTTTGAAAAAAAAAGGAGAGTCGTTGAAAGGACTAAATGATATTCATGAAGACTTTCTACAAGCTTTGACGCTATGCTTTAGCCAGATTCCTAAGCGTGAAAGATGGCTGCAGGCTATTGATACTTTGGAGTCTGATGAAAACTTTGCAAACATGGAGCTGAAAAATCTAGCCGGATATAATGGTGAGATGCTCGTTAGTAATGCACGGAAACGTATAAAAAGAATGAGCTCCGGTCATGCGGTTGTGTTATTAACACTTACACGTTTAGTCGCAACGGTGGAAGAAAAAACGTTAGTGCTAATTGATGAACCAGAGAGCCATCTTCATCCACCGTTGCTGTCTGCTTTTATTCGTACGCTGTCTGATTTGCTACTTGATAGAAATGGTGTTTCTATTATTGCAACTCACTCACCTGTGGTACTTCAAGAGGTTCCTAAACGATGTGTTTGGAAAATCAATCGTTCAAGATTGTCTACCGAATCTCGCAGGCCAGACATTGAAACATTTGGTGAGAATGTAGGAATCTTAACAAGAGAGGTATTTGGTCTTGAAGTAGTTAAATCCGGTTTTCACGATTTATTAGTCCAATCAGTTAAGTCAGGTGGAACATATGAGGATATAGTCGATGAGTATCGTAACCAGCTTGGTGTTGAAGCCCGAGCTCTATTGAAAGCGCTTGTCACACATAGAGATCGGAGTATTAAGTGA
- a CDS encoding nitrilase family protein, protein MNELTSLKAATVQFQHQASNKKYNLLIMEKFIERAALEQVNILTFPEMCITGYWHVPKLTAAEVSALAEPIADSPSLTLIRSLAIKHQMLIGAGLIERADDGRLYNAYVACMPDGSMHTHRKLHAFEHSAISSGDSFTIFDTPWGVKVGILICWDNNLVENVRATALLGADILLAPHQTGGTDSRSPHGMKPIPLALWEERETRKEEITAAFKGPGGREWLMRWLPARAHDNGLFLLFSNGVGADDDEVRTGNAMILDPYGRIVNETWAAEDAMVSAELDLSLLAMSTGRRWIHGRRPDLYQILTQPQGYERDAITARFSNEPPAR, encoded by the coding sequence ATGAACGAACTGACATCCTTAAAGGCGGCAACCGTACAGTTTCAGCATCAGGCCAGTAACAAAAAATACAATCTACTGATAATGGAGAAATTTATTGAACGGGCGGCGCTTGAGCAGGTGAACATTCTCACTTTCCCTGAAATGTGTATCACCGGCTACTGGCATGTCCCCAAGCTCACCGCCGCGGAGGTGTCTGCGCTGGCAGAGCCGATTGCGGACAGCCCTTCCCTGACGCTCATTCGTTCCCTGGCGATAAAACACCAAATGCTTATTGGTGCCGGTCTTATTGAACGCGCCGACGATGGCCGCCTCTACAATGCCTATGTTGCCTGTATGCCGGACGGCTCAATGCATACGCATCGTAAACTCCATGCTTTCGAACATTCGGCCATCAGCAGCGGGGACAGCTTTACGATTTTTGATACGCCGTGGGGCGTGAAGGTCGGTATCCTGATTTGCTGGGACAATAATCTGGTCGAAAATGTGCGCGCGACGGCGCTGCTGGGTGCCGATATTCTTCTCGCGCCGCATCAAACAGGCGGTACCGATTCCCGCAGCCCTCACGGGATGAAGCCGATTCCGCTGGCGCTCTGGGAGGAGCGGGAAACGCGTAAGGAAGAAATTACCGCGGCTTTCAAAGGGCCAGGCGGTCGGGAATGGCTCATGCGCTGGCTGCCTGCCCGCGCGCATGACAACGGCTTATTTCTTCTCTTCAGCAACGGCGTCGGTGCCGATGATGACGAAGTGCGCACGGGCAATGCCATGATCCTCGACCCCTATGGCAGGATCGTGAATGAAACCTGGGCGGCCGAAGATGCGATGGTGAGCGCTGAACTCGATTTAAGCCTGCTTGCTATGAGCACAGGACGCCGCTGGATCCACGGTCGCCGTCCTGATTTATACCAGATACTGACGCAGCCCCAGGGCTATGAACGTGATGCGATTACTGCGAGATTTTCGAATGAGCCCCCTGCTCGTTAA
- a CDS encoding LysR family transcriptional regulator → MAKRENYNELYLFMQVVREGSFTAAALRLGLAQSGISRSVRELEERLGVQLLVRTTRKLSLTHAGEQLYQTAESAFDTLDTGLATLAHYRQTPSGTVRINASQHAIDKCLLPKLAIFKQRYPDIRLELINESRFVDIIAERFDAGVRLGPEVGQGMIAVRITPDMEMAAVAAPEHFRRYGFPQTPADLVAHPCIAYQFVDGSDYQWELVQDGKKITHRPEGQWALSDSYMEAEAARQGLGLAYVPVELVADDLERGTLIRVLQRYSLRMDGLYLYYPHRNVSPALRAVIDTLKI, encoded by the coding sequence ATGGCGAAGCGGGAAAACTATAATGAGCTGTACCTGTTCATGCAGGTGGTACGGGAGGGGAGCTTCACGGCGGCCGCGCTTCGGCTTGGTCTGGCGCAATCCGGGATCAGCCGCTCGGTTCGCGAGCTGGAAGAGCGGTTGGGTGTTCAGCTTCTGGTCCGCACCACGCGTAAGCTGTCGCTAACCCACGCGGGCGAACAGCTTTACCAGACCGCCGAGTCCGCGTTCGATACGCTCGATACGGGCCTGGCGACGCTGGCACACTATCGTCAGACGCCGTCCGGCACGGTGCGCATTAATGCCAGCCAGCACGCGATCGACAAATGTCTGCTGCCAAAGCTCGCCATTTTTAAACAGCGTTACCCGGATATCCGACTGGAACTGATAAATGAAAGCCGCTTCGTCGACATTATCGCCGAGCGTTTCGACGCGGGTGTCAGACTGGGGCCGGAAGTGGGGCAGGGAATGATTGCGGTGCGTATCACGCCTGATATGGAAATGGCCGCAGTGGCTGCCCCGGAACACTTCAGACGCTACGGTTTTCCCCAGACGCCTGCGGATTTAGTGGCGCACCCCTGCATTGCCTACCAGTTTGTCGACGGTAGTGACTATCAGTGGGAGCTGGTGCAGGACGGGAAAAAAATCACTCATCGGCCAGAGGGACAATGGGCGTTGTCTGACAGCTATATGGAAGCCGAAGCCGCCCGGCAGGGGCTGGGGCTGGCCTATGTCCCGGTGGAGCTGGTGGCTGACGATCTGGAGCGCGGAACGCTTATCCGGGTGTTGCAGCGCTATAGCCTGCGCATGGACGGGCTGTACCTCTATTATCCGCACCGTAACGTGTCGCCTGCGCTTAGAGCGGTGATAGATACGCTTAAAATTTAG
- a CDS encoding SgcJ/EcaC family oxidoreductase, translating to MTPHPLRQIIESCDHAITTKNYDALMEYYAEDAALVVKPGMTVKGKENIRSAFIAISDYFQDQLLVEQGEMQVIEGGGNALVIMETVLRFPDGQGGITEMSRRATYVFRQESDGRWLCTIDNSYGTSLLDPGNSSR from the coding sequence ATGACCCCACATCCGCTACGCCAGATCATTGAATCCTGCGACCACGCCATCACCACCAAAAACTATGACGCCCTGATGGAGTATTACGCGGAAGATGCGGCTCTGGTGGTCAAGCCGGGCATGACGGTTAAAGGCAAAGAAAACATCCGCAGCGCGTTTATTGCTATCTCTGATTATTTTCAGGATCAGCTGCTCGTCGAACAAGGGGAGATGCAGGTAATCGAAGGTGGCGGCAATGCCCTTGTTATTATGGAAACCGTTCTGCGTTTTCCTGATGGTCAGGGTGGGATAACGGAAATGTCGCGCCGCGCAACCTATGTTTTTCGGCAGGAAAGCGACGGTCGCTGGCTTTGTACCATCGACAACTCCTACGGTACGTCGCTTCTGGATCCCGGGAACTCATCACGTTAA